Below is a genomic region from Oscillatoria sp. FACHB-1407.
AGCTTGTCGCAAAGTTAAACCTGACCCCCAGAGAGCGGGCAGGTTTGGAGCCAGAAATTTACAGTTTGCAGTCCATGCTAGAGCGATTAGAACAGCAGATTGTTCAAATTGCCGTCTTTGGCATGGTTGGTCGAGGCAAGTCATCCCTTCTAAACGCGCTGTTAGGGCAGGCGGTGTTTGAGACGGGACCCACTCATGGTGTCACTCAAACCATTCAGCGGGCAGACTGGAGCCTGAAGCGAGAACCGATTGCAGGCAGCGATCATGACCTCCTGCGGGTGTCGTTGCATGGGCTGGGGCGATCGCACATTGAGCTAATTGATACCCCTGGCATTGATGAGGTGGATGGGGAAGCCCGTGAACGACTGGCACGCCAATTGGCAAAACAAGCAGATTTGATTCTGTTTGTCATTGCTGGTGATATGACGAAGGTTGAGTTCGATGCTCTATCAGAACTCAGACGATTTAGTAAGCCGATCCTGCTGGTCTTTAATAAGATTGACCAATATCCCAATGCCGATCGCCTGGCGATCTACCACAAGATTCGCGATGAGCGGGTGCGAGAGTTGCTCTCCCCGGATGAAATTGTCATGGCGGCAGCTTCTCCCCTGGTAGCACAGGCGGTGCGTCGCCCTGACGGTAAGATGATTGCCCAATTGAGTCAGGGTGCGCCTCAGGTTGATGAGTTAAAGCTCAAGATTCTAAATATCCTGCATCGAGAGGGCAAATCGCTTGTAGCACTTAACACGATGCTCTACGCGGATGATGTGAATGAGCAAGTGATGCAGCGTAAACGAGAGATTCGCGAGCGGTCAGCCAATCAGGTGATCTGGAATGGGGTCATGACGAAGGCAGTGGCGATCGCCCTGAACCCGATTACTGTTGTTGATCTGGTCAGTGGTGCTGTGATCGATATTGCTTTGATTCTCACGTTATCCAGGCTTTATGGCATTGCTATGACTCAGCAGGGGGCATTGTCCCTGTTGCAAAAAATCGCGTTAAGTATGGGTGGCATTACAGCAACGGAGTTGATTACCAATTTGGGATTAAGTTCGCTCAAAACGGTGTTGGGACTGTCAACTCCGGCTACAGGGGGGATTACCCTGGCTCCTTACATAACGGTGGCATTAACGCAGGCAGGCGTGGCAGGGGTGTCTTCCTACGCGATTGGGCAAATCACAAAAGAATATTTGGTGAATGGAGCGTCTTGGGGACCCGATGGACCCAAGGCAGTGATTCATCGCATTTTGACTTCCTTGGACGAAGCCTCAATTCTCAATCGTATTAAAGATGAACTGAGAGCCAAACTGGACATGGGTAGCCGATTGCGTGAGGATGGCTAAAACAGTCCTGCTCTTGAGAAATTTATTTGAAATAGTTATCAATGTAACCCTCAATGATCGATTTTTGAGTGACAACGGTATGCTGATGAGGGGTCGCTTAAACCAATTCGCGCGATCGCACATCGTGCCCACGACAGAAATCACCTGAAGTTGTTATCGTAGGTTCTAACGCTTTCATGCCCCTCATCGCTGAAGCAGCATGGTGACTAAAGACTCAAAACTTCGTAATTCTAGCAAACTCGTCAA
It encodes:
- a CDS encoding GTP-binding protein, whose protein sequence is MTYSEQPDLDRELEETVHSFHEIQSELHYQQAQEALQQLVAKLNLTPRERAGLEPEIYSLQSMLERLEQQIVQIAVFGMVGRGKSSLLNALLGQAVFETGPTHGVTQTIQRADWSLKREPIAGSDHDLLRVSLHGLGRSHIELIDTPGIDEVDGEARERLARQLAKQADLILFVIAGDMTKVEFDALSELRRFSKPILLVFNKIDQYPNADRLAIYHKIRDERVRELLSPDEIVMAAASPLVAQAVRRPDGKMIAQLSQGAPQVDELKLKILNILHREGKSLVALNTMLYADDVNEQVMQRKREIRERSANQVIWNGVMTKAVAIALNPITVVDLVSGAVIDIALILTLSRLYGIAMTQQGALSLLQKIALSMGGITATELITNLGLSSLKTVLGLSTPATGGITLAPYITVALTQAGVAGVSSYAIGQITKEYLVNGASWGPDGPKAVIHRILTSLDEASILNRIKDELRAKLDMGSRLREDG